A stretch of Prunus dulcis chromosome 6, ALMONDv2, whole genome shotgun sequence DNA encodes these proteins:
- the LOC117630643 gene encoding putative receptor-like protein kinase At3g47110 isoform X3 has protein sequence MEHSRSSHGRLILFKFYHGFILILCMSTALESATLPSTSFGNGTDRLALLDFKKGITSDPLHVMSSWNDSINFCSWIGVTCNHSTKRVLSLNLEAQNLAGSIPLSIGNLTHLTWINLGINSFHGQIPQEMGRLRSLQYLNMSYNSFGGNIPTNISHCTQLSVLDLFSNEIIGVIPDQLSSLLNLNHLWLSLNNLTGTIPGWIGNFSSLNSLRLSHNNFQGSIPNELGRLTALGRFVLPGNHLSGKVPASIYNISSIYVFSVVGNQLQGELPPNVGITLPNLELFLGGRNRFTGNIPASLSNASRLRSIDFGQNGLTGTIPAESLGSLQSLVRLNFRRNRLGSGKTGDLNFLSFLANCTSLEVLGLSRNQFGGELPGSIANLSTQLKHLTIGGNLIHGSIPTDIGNLLSLNTLEVEHNYLGGSVPDGIGKLQKLGRLVLNVNNFSGPIPSSLGNLTSLTQLFMEDNRFEGSIPPSLGNCQNLLILNLSSNNLTGTIPKELIGLSSLSISLTISNNSLTGPLPSEVGDLIHLAELDVSGNKLFGEIPTTLGSCIMLERLHLEGNEFQGTIPQSLQNLSSLEEIDLSRNNLSGQIPEFLGKLSFLKCLNLSHNDFVGEIPKDGIFSNASSFSVLRNDKLCGGIPELLLHACSDKKPHSSRGVLVPKVGIPLACALAFIVALSCFIVACSMMKKSRGRPLTSRSYKDWRLGVSYSELVESTDGFSVDNLIGSGSFGSVYKGVLPGDGTVVAVKGNDFKSLVVEFMKNGSLDTWLHPRDDGQSQSNRLTLIQRLNIAIDVASALDYLHYRCETFIVHCDLKPSNVLLDEDMVAHVGDFGLASFLLERPNNSPGSRTMSAGLKGSIGYIPPEYGMGGKVSILGDIYSYGILLLEMFTGKRPTSDTLKDGLTIHQITAMAMPDCAMDIVDPSLIIERDDSGSDDDRYVNDIQERQITRYQDCSTVEGRRLEECLVSVMQIGLSCSAISPAERMPMNVVVNKMSGIRDSYLNVRRRS, from the exons ATGGAGCATTCACGTAGTTCTCATGGTAGGctgattttgtttaaattctaTCATGGGTTCATTCTAATTTTGTGCATGAGCACAGCTCTGGAATCTGCAACACTGCCCAGCACTAGTTTCGGAAACGGAACTGATCGTCTGGCTCTGCTAGATTTCAAGAAAGGAATCACTAGTGATCCTCTCCATGTCATGAGCTCCTGGAATGATTCCATCAACTTCTGCAGCTGGATTGGCGTTACGTGTAACCATTCCACAAAAAGAGTCTTGAGTTTGAACCTGGAAGCTCAGAACTTGGCAGGCTCCATACCACTTTCTATAGGAAATCTTACTCATTTGACCTGGATCAACCTGGGAATCAACAGCTTTCATGGCCAAATTCCTCAAGAAATGGGTCGTCTACGGAGCCTGCAATATCTCAATATGTCTTACAATTCTTTTGGTGGGAATATTCCAACTAATATATCTCACTGTACACAACTAAGTGTGCTGGATCTTTTTTCCAATGAGATTATTGGGGTTATTCCGGACCAACTCAGTTCATTGTTGAATTTAAATCATCTATGGCTTTCTCTTAACAATCTCACTGGAACCATCCCAGGTTGGATAGGAAACTTTTCATCTTTGAATAGTCTTCGTCTTTCTCACAACAATTTTCAAGGAAGCATACCCAATGAGCTCGGTCGTCTAACAGCCTTGGGGAGATTCGTACTTCCAGGGAATCACTTGTCTGGTAAGGTTCCTGCTTCAATCTATAACATATCTTCCATATACGTTTTCAGTGTTGTTGGAAACCAGCTGCAGGGAGAGCTACCACCAAATGTTGGTATTACTCTTCCCAATCTTGAACTATTTCTCGGTGGTCGCAACAGATTCACAGGAAATATTCCTGCCTCGTTGTCAAATGCTTCTAGACTTCGGAGTATTGATTTTGGTCAAAATGGTCTCACTGGAACTATTCCTGCTGAAAGTCTTGGAAGCTTGCAAAGCTTAGTTAGGCTAAACTTTCGTCGTAATAGATTGGGAAGTGGGAAAACTGGTGACTTGAATTTCCTTAGCTTCTTGGCTAATTGTACTAGTCTGGAGGTGTTGGGTCTTTCCAGAAATCAATTTGGAGGTGAGCTGCCAGGATCTATAGCCAACCTTTCAACCCAACTCAAACATCTTACTATAGGGGGCAATCTGATACATGGAAGCATCCCTACTGACATTGGAAATCTCTTAAGCTTGAACACTCTGGAAGTGGAACATAACTATTTGGGTGGGAGTGTCCCTGATGGAATTGGGAAGCTTCAGAAATTAGGGAGACTGGTTTTGAATGTTAACAACTTTTCTGGGCCAATCCCATCCTCCTTAGGTAACTTGACTTCATTGACACAGCTCTTCATGGAGGATAATAGGTTTGAAGGAAGTATACCTCCAAGTCTTGGAAATTGCCAAAATCTACTGATACTCAATCTTTCTAGTAACAACCTAACTGGTACCATACCTAAAGAGCTTATTGGGCTTTCATCcctttcaatttctttaaccATTTCTAACAATTCATTGACTGGTCCACTACCATCTGAAGTGGGTGATTTAATACATCTGGCAGAGCTAGATGTATCCGGAAACAAGTTATTTGGTGAGATCCCTACAACCCTTGGCAGTTGTATAATGTTGGAGCGTCTGCATTTGGAAGGTAATGAATTTCAAGGAACAATTCCTCAATCTCTTCAAAATTTATCAAGCTTGGAAGAAATAGATCTTTCACGCAATAATTTGTCTGGGCAGATTCCTGAATTTCTAGGCAAGCTTAGTTTTCTTAAGTGTCTCAATCTTTCTCATAATGATTTTGTGGGTGAAATTCCTAAAGATGGGATCTTTTCAAATGCAAGTAGTTTCTCAGTTCTTAGAAATGACAAGCTCTGCGGTGGCATACCAGAATTACTTCTGCATGCATGCTCCGACAAAAAGCCCCATTCATCTCGAGGAGTACTTGTCCCAAAAGTAGGTATCCCTCTAGCATGTGCACTTGCGTTCATAGTTGCTCTATCATGCTTCATTGTTGCTTGTTCAATGATGAAAAAGTCAAGAGGTAGACCTTTGACTTCACGTTCTTATAAGGATTGGAGATTAGGTGTCTCTTACTCAGAACTGGTTGAATCAACTGACGGGTTCTCTGTGGACAATCTGATTGGTTCGGGCAGTTTTGGTTCTGTTTACAAAGGAGTTCTCCCTGGTGATGGAACGGTAGTTGCTGTTAAG GGTAACGACTTCAAAAGTCTAGTTGTTGAGTTCATGAAAAATGGAAGTCTAGACACGTGGCTGCATCCAAGAGATGATGGGCAATCTCAAAGCAACAGATTGACCCTTATCCAAAGACTCAATATTGCCATTGATGTTGCGTCTGCATTAGATTATCTGCACTATCGTTGCGAAACCTTCATTGTTCATTGTGATCTAAAACCAAGCAATGTTCTTCTTGATGAAGATATGGTAGCCCATGTTGGTGACTTTGGTTTAGCAAGCTTCCTCTTGGAAAGACCAAATAATTCCCCTGGAAGTCGAACAATGTCAGCTGGTCTAAAGGGTTCGATAGGCTACATTCCCCCAG AGTATGGCATgggagggaaagtttccatcCTCGGAGATATTTATAGCTATGGAATACTGTTGCTAGAAATGTTCACCGGAAAAAGACCTACAAGTGACACGCTCAAAGATGGTCTAACCATTCACCAAATCACAGCCATGGCAATGCCTGACTGTGCTATGGACATAGTTGACCCTTCATTGATCATAGAAAGAGATGACTCGGGTTCTGATGATGATAGATATGTTAATGACATACAAGAAAGACAAATTACAAGATATCAGGATTGCAGCACAGTTGAAGGAAGAAGATTGGAGGAATGTTTGGTTTCAGTGATGCAGATAGGGCTCTCATGCTCTGCAATATCCCCAGCAGAGCGAATGCCTATGAATGTTGTTGTCAACAAAATGAGTGGAATTAGAGACTCATATCTGAAcgtaagaagaagaagctag
- the LOC117630643 gene encoding probable LRR receptor-like serine/threonine-protein kinase At3g47570 isoform X1, with the protein MEHSRSSHGRLILFKFYHGFILILCMSTALESATLPSTSFGNGTDRLALLDFKKGITSDPLHVMSSWNDSINFCSWIGVTCNHSTKRVLSLNLEAQNLAGSIPLSIGNLTHLTWINLGINSFHGQIPQEMGRLRSLQYLNMSYNSFGGNIPTNISHCTQLSVLDLFSNEIIGVIPDQLSSLLNLNHLWLSLNNLTGTIPGWIGNFSSLNSLRLSHNNFQGSIPNELGRLTALGRFVLPGNHLSGKVPASIYNISSIYVFSVVGNQLQGELPPNVGITLPNLELFLGGRNRFTGNIPASLSNASRLRSIDFGQNGLTGTIPAESLGSLQSLVRLNFRRNRLGSGKTGDLNFLSFLANCTSLEVLGLSRNQFGGELPGSIANLSTQLKHLTIGGNLIHGSIPTDIGNLLSLNTLEVEHNYLGGSVPDGIGKLQKLGRLVLNVNNFSGPIPSSLGNLTSLTQLFMEDNRFEGSIPPSLGNCQNLLILNLSSNNLTGTIPKELIGLSSLSISLTISNNSLTGPLPSEVGDLIHLAELDVSGNKLFGEIPTTLGSCIMLERLHLEGNEFQGTIPQSLQNLSSLEEIDLSRNNLSGQIPEFLGKLSFLKCLNLSHNDFVGEIPKDGIFSNASSFSVLRNDKLCGGIPELLLHACSDKKPHSSRGVLVPKVGIPLACALAFIVALSCFIVACSMMKKSRGRPLTSRSYKDWRLGVSYSELVESTDGFSVDNLIGSGSFGSVYKGVLPGDGTVVAVKVLNLQQEGASKSFIDECKALKSIRHRNLLKIITACSTIDYQGNDFKSLVVEFMKNGSLDTWLHPRDDGQSQSNRLTLIQRLNIAIDVASALDYLHYRCETFIVHCDLKPSNVLLDEDMVAHVGDFGLASFLLERPNNSPGSRTMSAGLKGSIGYIPPEYGMGGKVSILGDIYSYGILLLEMFTGKRPTSDTLKDGLTIHQITAMAMPDCAMDIVDPSLIIERDDSGSDDDRYVNDIQERQITRYQDCSTVEGRRLEECLVSVMQIGLSCSAISPAERMPMNVVVNKMSGIRDSYLNVRRRS; encoded by the exons ATGGAGCATTCACGTAGTTCTCATGGTAGGctgattttgtttaaattctaTCATGGGTTCATTCTAATTTTGTGCATGAGCACAGCTCTGGAATCTGCAACACTGCCCAGCACTAGTTTCGGAAACGGAACTGATCGTCTGGCTCTGCTAGATTTCAAGAAAGGAATCACTAGTGATCCTCTCCATGTCATGAGCTCCTGGAATGATTCCATCAACTTCTGCAGCTGGATTGGCGTTACGTGTAACCATTCCACAAAAAGAGTCTTGAGTTTGAACCTGGAAGCTCAGAACTTGGCAGGCTCCATACCACTTTCTATAGGAAATCTTACTCATTTGACCTGGATCAACCTGGGAATCAACAGCTTTCATGGCCAAATTCCTCAAGAAATGGGTCGTCTACGGAGCCTGCAATATCTCAATATGTCTTACAATTCTTTTGGTGGGAATATTCCAACTAATATATCTCACTGTACACAACTAAGTGTGCTGGATCTTTTTTCCAATGAGATTATTGGGGTTATTCCGGACCAACTCAGTTCATTGTTGAATTTAAATCATCTATGGCTTTCTCTTAACAATCTCACTGGAACCATCCCAGGTTGGATAGGAAACTTTTCATCTTTGAATAGTCTTCGTCTTTCTCACAACAATTTTCAAGGAAGCATACCCAATGAGCTCGGTCGTCTAACAGCCTTGGGGAGATTCGTACTTCCAGGGAATCACTTGTCTGGTAAGGTTCCTGCTTCAATCTATAACATATCTTCCATATACGTTTTCAGTGTTGTTGGAAACCAGCTGCAGGGAGAGCTACCACCAAATGTTGGTATTACTCTTCCCAATCTTGAACTATTTCTCGGTGGTCGCAACAGATTCACAGGAAATATTCCTGCCTCGTTGTCAAATGCTTCTAGACTTCGGAGTATTGATTTTGGTCAAAATGGTCTCACTGGAACTATTCCTGCTGAAAGTCTTGGAAGCTTGCAAAGCTTAGTTAGGCTAAACTTTCGTCGTAATAGATTGGGAAGTGGGAAAACTGGTGACTTGAATTTCCTTAGCTTCTTGGCTAATTGTACTAGTCTGGAGGTGTTGGGTCTTTCCAGAAATCAATTTGGAGGTGAGCTGCCAGGATCTATAGCCAACCTTTCAACCCAACTCAAACATCTTACTATAGGGGGCAATCTGATACATGGAAGCATCCCTACTGACATTGGAAATCTCTTAAGCTTGAACACTCTGGAAGTGGAACATAACTATTTGGGTGGGAGTGTCCCTGATGGAATTGGGAAGCTTCAGAAATTAGGGAGACTGGTTTTGAATGTTAACAACTTTTCTGGGCCAATCCCATCCTCCTTAGGTAACTTGACTTCATTGACACAGCTCTTCATGGAGGATAATAGGTTTGAAGGAAGTATACCTCCAAGTCTTGGAAATTGCCAAAATCTACTGATACTCAATCTTTCTAGTAACAACCTAACTGGTACCATACCTAAAGAGCTTATTGGGCTTTCATCcctttcaatttctttaaccATTTCTAACAATTCATTGACTGGTCCACTACCATCTGAAGTGGGTGATTTAATACATCTGGCAGAGCTAGATGTATCCGGAAACAAGTTATTTGGTGAGATCCCTACAACCCTTGGCAGTTGTATAATGTTGGAGCGTCTGCATTTGGAAGGTAATGAATTTCAAGGAACAATTCCTCAATCTCTTCAAAATTTATCAAGCTTGGAAGAAATAGATCTTTCACGCAATAATTTGTCTGGGCAGATTCCTGAATTTCTAGGCAAGCTTAGTTTTCTTAAGTGTCTCAATCTTTCTCATAATGATTTTGTGGGTGAAATTCCTAAAGATGGGATCTTTTCAAATGCAAGTAGTTTCTCAGTTCTTAGAAATGACAAGCTCTGCGGTGGCATACCAGAATTACTTCTGCATGCATGCTCCGACAAAAAGCCCCATTCATCTCGAGGAGTACTTGTCCCAAAAGTAGGTATCCCTCTAGCATGTGCACTTGCGTTCATAGTTGCTCTATCATGCTTCATTGTTGCTTGTTCAATGATGAAAAAGTCAAGAGGTAGACCTTTGACTTCACGTTCTTATAAGGATTGGAGATTAGGTGTCTCTTACTCAGAACTGGTTGAATCAACTGACGGGTTCTCTGTGGACAATCTGATTGGTTCGGGCAGTTTTGGTTCTGTTTACAAAGGAGTTCTCCCTGGTGATGGAACGGTAGTTGCTGTTAAGGTATTAAACCTTCAACAAGAAGGAGCTTCCAAGAGTTTCATTGATGAATGCAAAGCTTTAAAAAGTATAAGACATCGTAATCTTCTCAAGATCATAACTGCTTGCTCAACCATTGATTATCAGGGTAACGACTTCAAAAGTCTAGTTGTTGAGTTCATGAAAAATGGAAGTCTAGACACGTGGCTGCATCCAAGAGATGATGGGCAATCTCAAAGCAACAGATTGACCCTTATCCAAAGACTCAATATTGCCATTGATGTTGCGTCTGCATTAGATTATCTGCACTATCGTTGCGAAACCTTCATTGTTCATTGTGATCTAAAACCAAGCAATGTTCTTCTTGATGAAGATATGGTAGCCCATGTTGGTGACTTTGGTTTAGCAAGCTTCCTCTTGGAAAGACCAAATAATTCCCCTGGAAGTCGAACAATGTCAGCTGGTCTAAAGGGTTCGATAGGCTACATTCCCCCAG AGTATGGCATgggagggaaagtttccatcCTCGGAGATATTTATAGCTATGGAATACTGTTGCTAGAAATGTTCACCGGAAAAAGACCTACAAGTGACACGCTCAAAGATGGTCTAACCATTCACCAAATCACAGCCATGGCAATGCCTGACTGTGCTATGGACATAGTTGACCCTTCATTGATCATAGAAAGAGATGACTCGGGTTCTGATGATGATAGATATGTTAATGACATACAAGAAAGACAAATTACAAGATATCAGGATTGCAGCACAGTTGAAGGAAGAAGATTGGAGGAATGTTTGGTTTCAGTGATGCAGATAGGGCTCTCATGCTCTGCAATATCCCCAGCAGAGCGAATGCCTATGAATGTTGTTGTCAACAAAATGAGTGGAATTAGAGACTCATATCTGAAcgtaagaagaagaagctag
- the LOC117630643 gene encoding probable LRR receptor-like serine/threonine-protein kinase At3g47570 isoform X2, with protein MYLDEAKAPRALESATLPSTSFGNGTDRLALLDFKKGITSDPLHVMSSWNDSINFCSWIGVTCNHSTKRVLSLNLEAQNLAGSIPLSIGNLTHLTWINLGINSFHGQIPQEMGRLRSLQYLNMSYNSFGGNIPTNISHCTQLSVLDLFSNEIIGVIPDQLSSLLNLNHLWLSLNNLTGTIPGWIGNFSSLNSLRLSHNNFQGSIPNELGRLTALGRFVLPGNHLSGKVPASIYNISSIYVFSVVGNQLQGELPPNVGITLPNLELFLGGRNRFTGNIPASLSNASRLRSIDFGQNGLTGTIPAESLGSLQSLVRLNFRRNRLGSGKTGDLNFLSFLANCTSLEVLGLSRNQFGGELPGSIANLSTQLKHLTIGGNLIHGSIPTDIGNLLSLNTLEVEHNYLGGSVPDGIGKLQKLGRLVLNVNNFSGPIPSSLGNLTSLTQLFMEDNRFEGSIPPSLGNCQNLLILNLSSNNLTGTIPKELIGLSSLSISLTISNNSLTGPLPSEVGDLIHLAELDVSGNKLFGEIPTTLGSCIMLERLHLEGNEFQGTIPQSLQNLSSLEEIDLSRNNLSGQIPEFLGKLSFLKCLNLSHNDFVGEIPKDGIFSNASSFSVLRNDKLCGGIPELLLHACSDKKPHSSRGVLVPKVGIPLACALAFIVALSCFIVACSMMKKSRGRPLTSRSYKDWRLGVSYSELVESTDGFSVDNLIGSGSFGSVYKGVLPGDGTVVAVKVLNLQQEGASKSFIDECKALKSIRHRNLLKIITACSTIDYQGNDFKSLVVEFMKNGSLDTWLHPRDDGQSQSNRLTLIQRLNIAIDVASALDYLHYRCETFIVHCDLKPSNVLLDEDMVAHVGDFGLASFLLERPNNSPGSRTMSAGLKGSIGYIPPEYGMGGKVSILGDIYSYGILLLEMFTGKRPTSDTLKDGLTIHQITAMAMPDCAMDIVDPSLIIERDDSGSDDDRYVNDIQERQITRYQDCSTVEGRRLEECLVSVMQIGLSCSAISPAERMPMNVVVNKMSGIRDSYLNVRRRS; from the exons ATGTATCTAGATGAGGCAAAGGCACCCAGAG CTCTGGAATCTGCAACACTGCCCAGCACTAGTTTCGGAAACGGAACTGATCGTCTGGCTCTGCTAGATTTCAAGAAAGGAATCACTAGTGATCCTCTCCATGTCATGAGCTCCTGGAATGATTCCATCAACTTCTGCAGCTGGATTGGCGTTACGTGTAACCATTCCACAAAAAGAGTCTTGAGTTTGAACCTGGAAGCTCAGAACTTGGCAGGCTCCATACCACTTTCTATAGGAAATCTTACTCATTTGACCTGGATCAACCTGGGAATCAACAGCTTTCATGGCCAAATTCCTCAAGAAATGGGTCGTCTACGGAGCCTGCAATATCTCAATATGTCTTACAATTCTTTTGGTGGGAATATTCCAACTAATATATCTCACTGTACACAACTAAGTGTGCTGGATCTTTTTTCCAATGAGATTATTGGGGTTATTCCGGACCAACTCAGTTCATTGTTGAATTTAAATCATCTATGGCTTTCTCTTAACAATCTCACTGGAACCATCCCAGGTTGGATAGGAAACTTTTCATCTTTGAATAGTCTTCGTCTTTCTCACAACAATTTTCAAGGAAGCATACCCAATGAGCTCGGTCGTCTAACAGCCTTGGGGAGATTCGTACTTCCAGGGAATCACTTGTCTGGTAAGGTTCCTGCTTCAATCTATAACATATCTTCCATATACGTTTTCAGTGTTGTTGGAAACCAGCTGCAGGGAGAGCTACCACCAAATGTTGGTATTACTCTTCCCAATCTTGAACTATTTCTCGGTGGTCGCAACAGATTCACAGGAAATATTCCTGCCTCGTTGTCAAATGCTTCTAGACTTCGGAGTATTGATTTTGGTCAAAATGGTCTCACTGGAACTATTCCTGCTGAAAGTCTTGGAAGCTTGCAAAGCTTAGTTAGGCTAAACTTTCGTCGTAATAGATTGGGAAGTGGGAAAACTGGTGACTTGAATTTCCTTAGCTTCTTGGCTAATTGTACTAGTCTGGAGGTGTTGGGTCTTTCCAGAAATCAATTTGGAGGTGAGCTGCCAGGATCTATAGCCAACCTTTCAACCCAACTCAAACATCTTACTATAGGGGGCAATCTGATACATGGAAGCATCCCTACTGACATTGGAAATCTCTTAAGCTTGAACACTCTGGAAGTGGAACATAACTATTTGGGTGGGAGTGTCCCTGATGGAATTGGGAAGCTTCAGAAATTAGGGAGACTGGTTTTGAATGTTAACAACTTTTCTGGGCCAATCCCATCCTCCTTAGGTAACTTGACTTCATTGACACAGCTCTTCATGGAGGATAATAGGTTTGAAGGAAGTATACCTCCAAGTCTTGGAAATTGCCAAAATCTACTGATACTCAATCTTTCTAGTAACAACCTAACTGGTACCATACCTAAAGAGCTTATTGGGCTTTCATCcctttcaatttctttaaccATTTCTAACAATTCATTGACTGGTCCACTACCATCTGAAGTGGGTGATTTAATACATCTGGCAGAGCTAGATGTATCCGGAAACAAGTTATTTGGTGAGATCCCTACAACCCTTGGCAGTTGTATAATGTTGGAGCGTCTGCATTTGGAAGGTAATGAATTTCAAGGAACAATTCCTCAATCTCTTCAAAATTTATCAAGCTTGGAAGAAATAGATCTTTCACGCAATAATTTGTCTGGGCAGATTCCTGAATTTCTAGGCAAGCTTAGTTTTCTTAAGTGTCTCAATCTTTCTCATAATGATTTTGTGGGTGAAATTCCTAAAGATGGGATCTTTTCAAATGCAAGTAGTTTCTCAGTTCTTAGAAATGACAAGCTCTGCGGTGGCATACCAGAATTACTTCTGCATGCATGCTCCGACAAAAAGCCCCATTCATCTCGAGGAGTACTTGTCCCAAAAGTAGGTATCCCTCTAGCATGTGCACTTGCGTTCATAGTTGCTCTATCATGCTTCATTGTTGCTTGTTCAATGATGAAAAAGTCAAGAGGTAGACCTTTGACTTCACGTTCTTATAAGGATTGGAGATTAGGTGTCTCTTACTCAGAACTGGTTGAATCAACTGACGGGTTCTCTGTGGACAATCTGATTGGTTCGGGCAGTTTTGGTTCTGTTTACAAAGGAGTTCTCCCTGGTGATGGAACGGTAGTTGCTGTTAAGGTATTAAACCTTCAACAAGAAGGAGCTTCCAAGAGTTTCATTGATGAATGCAAAGCTTTAAAAAGTATAAGACATCGTAATCTTCTCAAGATCATAACTGCTTGCTCAACCATTGATTATCAGGGTAACGACTTCAAAAGTCTAGTTGTTGAGTTCATGAAAAATGGAAGTCTAGACACGTGGCTGCATCCAAGAGATGATGGGCAATCTCAAAGCAACAGATTGACCCTTATCCAAAGACTCAATATTGCCATTGATGTTGCGTCTGCATTAGATTATCTGCACTATCGTTGCGAAACCTTCATTGTTCATTGTGATCTAAAACCAAGCAATGTTCTTCTTGATGAAGATATGGTAGCCCATGTTGGTGACTTTGGTTTAGCAAGCTTCCTCTTGGAAAGACCAAATAATTCCCCTGGAAGTCGAACAATGTCAGCTGGTCTAAAGGGTTCGATAGGCTACATTCCCCCAG AGTATGGCATgggagggaaagtttccatcCTCGGAGATATTTATAGCTATGGAATACTGTTGCTAGAAATGTTCACCGGAAAAAGACCTACAAGTGACACGCTCAAAGATGGTCTAACCATTCACCAAATCACAGCCATGGCAATGCCTGACTGTGCTATGGACATAGTTGACCCTTCATTGATCATAGAAAGAGATGACTCGGGTTCTGATGATGATAGATATGTTAATGACATACAAGAAAGACAAATTACAAGATATCAGGATTGCAGCACAGTTGAAGGAAGAAGATTGGAGGAATGTTTGGTTTCAGTGATGCAGATAGGGCTCTCATGCTCTGCAATATCCCCAGCAGAGCGAATGCCTATGAATGTTGTTGTCAACAAAATGAGTGGAATTAGAGACTCATATCTGAAcgtaagaagaagaagctag
- the LOC117632160 gene encoding uncharacterized protein LOC117632160 has protein sequence MGDSSASYIHMVHHLIEECIIFNMSKEECMEALSKHANIKPIITSTVWKELEKENKEFFEAYTKNRETRASEMEITKQRIEKMLLDLSQKDSSDDDDQK, from the exons ATGGGCGATTCCTCTGCTTCATACATCCACATG GTGCACCATTTAATCGAGGAGTGCATCATATTCAACATGAGCAAAGAAGAGTGCATGGAAGCCCTCTCTAAGCATGCAAACATCAAACCCATCATTACCTCAACAG TGTGGAAGGAGTTGGAGAAGGAGAACAAGGAGTTCTTTGAGGCATACACAAAGAACAGGGAAACTAGAGCCTCTGAGATGGAGATCACAAAGCAAAGGATCGAGAAGATGCTTTTAGATCTTTCGCAAAAAGACAGCTCCGACGACGATGATCAGAAGtag
- the LOC117630644 gene encoding protein SLOW GREEN 1, chloroplastic-like: MESLAKLQHRHQPFNLSLNPHRPSFPKPISSFKPPRSSPPFNFTSLTIRASSSSSSPSSADPPHQNPKNPKPSPFQTLAPLASPLLKTTCAAIAAAAFFFMRFHNRTALASPTVAPSTVEPREEVSSTDSVTVEEKERLIEEQLSQNPDDVEALRSLMEVRIKAHKLTEAIQVLDRLIELEPEDYEWQLLKANVHSYMGEFELATSEFEEILAKDPLRVEAYHGLVMSASQSPEKLENVVTRVEKAMEGCKKQGNKSDVRDFKLLIAQIRVMESNYSEALKLYQELVREEPRDFRPYLCQGIIYTMLRKNKEAEKQFEKFRKLVPKNHPYKEYFDDNMFATKLFGQKVERERAESNI; the protein is encoded by the coding sequence ATGGAGTCTCTCGCTAAACTTCAACACCGTCACCAACCCTTTAACCTCTCACTCAATCCCCACCGTCCATCAttcccaaaaccaatttcttCCTTCAAACCCCCACGCTCATCACCGCCTTTCAACTTCACTTCCCTCACTATCAGAGCCTCGTCCTCATCCTCTTCACCATCCTCCGCCGACCCACCTcaccaaaaccccaaaaaccctaaaccctcacccttccaaaccctagcccctcTCGCCTCCCCTCTTCTCAAGACCACTTGCGCCGCCATAGCAGCAGCCGCATTCTTCTTCATGCGCTTCCACAACAGAACCGCCTTGGCCTCCCCCACAGTCGCGCCTTCTACTGTGGAGCCCAGAGAAGAAGTTTCGTCCACTGACAGCGTTACGGtcgaagagaaagagaggctcATTGAAGAGCAATTGAGCCAAAACCCTGACGATGTCGAAGCGCTGAGGTCATTGATGGAGGTTAGGATCAAAGCCCACAAATTGACCGAAGCGATTCAGGTGCTGGACCGCTTGATCGAGCTCGAACCTGAAGACTATGAGTGGCAATTGCTGAAAGCCAATGTTCATAGCTACATGGGTGAGTTTGAACTCGCTACCAGTGAGTTCGAGGAGATTTTGGCCAAAGACCCTTTGCGAGTTGAGGCCTATCATGGTCTTGTGATGTCTGCTTCGCAATCCCCCGAGAAATTGGAGAATGTGGTGACAAGAGTGGAAAAGGCAATGGAGGGTTGCAAGAAGCAGGGGAACAAGTCGGATGTGAGGGATTTTAAGCTGTTAATTGCCCAAATTCGCGTGATGGAGTCAAATTATTCGGAAGCTTTGAAGCTTTATCAAGAGCTTGTGAGGGAAGAACCGAGAGATTTCAGGCCTTATCTGTGTCAAGGAATCATTTATACTATGTTGAGGAAGAATAAAGAGGCTGAGAAACAGTTTGAAAAGTTCAGGAAGCTTGTTCCCAAGAACCACCCTTATAAAGAGTATTTCGATGACAATATGTTTGCCACAAAGCTTTTCGGGCAGAaggtggagagggagagagcaGAGTCGAACATCTAA